Part of the Serinus canaria isolate serCan28SL12 chromosome 1, serCan2020, whole genome shotgun sequence genome is shown below.
AATCTAACCATGTTGGATCTGGGGACTAATTTTATTAAAGTTGCAAACATGACAGTGTTTGGAGAATTCCCAGCTCTCAAGTTCATTGACCTCTCGGTGAATAAAATTTCTCCTTCTTCAGGGGAAAGCAACTTCTATGGATTTTGCTCTAATCCTGGCATTTCAGTAGAGCAATACAACAGGCAAGTACAACAAGAGATGCATTACTTCAGGTATGATGAGTATGAGCGAAGTTGCCGTTCCAAAGACATAGAGGCTTCTTCCTACCAATCTTCAGTTAAGGAAGATTGCCTTAACTATGGAAAAACTCTGGATTTAAGCagaaacaatgtattttttgttaACCCCTCAGATTTCCAGGGACTTAGCTCCCTCAAATGTCTCAACTTGTCAGATAATGCAATAAGCCAAACTTTAAATGGAAGTGAATTCTCTTACTTGTCTGGATTGAAATATCTGGATTTTTCTAACAACAGGGTTGATTTGCTATACCAAACTGCTTTCAAAGAACTTAAACTTTTAGAAATTCTAGATCTGAGCAataacaaatattattttatggCAGAAGGTGTTACTCATGTGCTtagttttatgaaaaatttagCCCATTTGAGGAAGCTGATGATGAATGAGAATGACATTTCTACCACTATTGATACGGGAATGGAAAGTCAATCTCTTCGAATTTTAGAATTCAGAGGAAATCGCTTAGATGCCTTATGGGTGGATGGCAATGCTAGATACTTGTCCTTCTTCAAGAATCTCACCAACCTGGAAGAACTGGATATTTCCTTCAACTCACTCAGTTTTTTGCCTCATAGTGTTTTTGAAGAAATGCCTTCTAGTCTCAAAATCCTCAATTTAACAAACAATCGGCTGAAGAGTTTTATCTGGGGAAACCTCCCCTCTCTGAAGAACCTGGTAACTCTGGACCTGAGCAATAACTTTCTGACTAATGTTCCCCGAGAACTGTCCAATTGCTCTTCATCTCTCCAAGAACTGATGCTGCGAAACAATCGCATTCAGAgattaacaaaatattttctcagagGTGCTTTTAAATTGAGGTACTTGGATCTCAGCTCAAACAAGATTGAAATAATTAAGAGATCTAGCTTCCCTGAAAATGTCATTAACAACCTGAAGATGCTGCTTTTGCACGGCAATCCTTTCAAGTGTAACTGTGAGGCTGTGTGGTTTGTCTGGTGGATCAATCGGACGCAGGTGACCATTCCTCTTCTGGCCACGGACGTCAcctgtgctggcccaggggCACACAAGGGAAGGAGCGTGGTTTATTTGGATTTGTACACCTGTGAGCTGGATACATCCTATTTGATCCTGTATGCTCTGTCAGCTTCAGCCATCCTTGCCTTAATGGTGTTCCCGGTGATGAGCCATCTCTACTTCTGGGATGTGTGGTACAGCTACCATTACTGCACTGCCAGGCTGAAGGGCTATCGGCGCTtgtcttctccagctgcttgcTACGACGCCTTCATTGCCTACGACAACGAAGATCCAGCTGTGAACGAGTGGGTGCTGCAAGAGCTGGTtgagaggctggaaaaccaaaaagccaGGCAGTTCAATTTATGCCTGGAAGGAAGGGACTGGCTCCCAGGACAGCCAGTCTTTGACAACCTTTCCCAGAGCATTCAGCTGAGCAAAAAGACCATATTTGTGCTGACCAGCAGATATATTAGAAGTGGCCGCTTCAAGACAACATTTTATATGGCCCATCAGCGGCTTCTGGATGAAAAAATGGATGTCATTATCTTGATATTTCTTGAGAAGGTTTTGCAGAAGTCCCGCTATGTCCGTctgaggaaaaggctgtgcAAAAGTTCCGTCCTGGAATGGCCAACTAATCCTCAGTCTCAGCCCTACTTCTGGCAGTGCCTGAAAAATGCCATAGCTACAAGCAATTCTCTGGCTTACAACAAGCTTCTCCAAGAAACTGTTTAGCTCTACTCTCCCTGTCAATGTATTTATGATGCACAAGATCAAATGATCCTAGACAAAAGATCCTGGACTTCATTTGCGGAAACTGTCAAAGCCTGGAAGTTATACCTTTTTGATGTTATACCCCAAGATGAAAGGCACAATTACTTCGAAATTCAGTAATTCCAATTTGAATAGAGAGTGCTGCCAGAACAGATATTTAGTTGACATTCTCCTTGCTTTGCACTGATCTGTGCACAGGAAGGGAAGTTGCTAAAATGGGAAGGCATATAAGATCAGGTTCTGTTGGGCTTGCA
Proteins encoded:
- the LOC103815912 gene encoding toll-like receptor 7 isoform X2, with amino-acid sequence MVSCAKMSNALPFILLFIFPMLLSGAWFPKTLPCDVKPSEDTVTVDCTDRRLTEVPTGIPGNATNLTLSINHIPHIYPTSFDHLENLQEIDFRCNCVPVKMGPKNHVCTTPLKIEYGSFAALTRLKSLYLDANQLAEIPRGLPATLTLLSLEANHIFSIQKASFSELGNIEVLYLGQNCYYRNPCNVSFEIEETAFLGLKKLTILSLKSNNLTQIPPNLSSTLKELYIYNNMIQEIQEQDLSGLTNLEILDLSGNCPRCYNAPYPCIPCPKSSIQIHSKAFDSLENLRILRLHSNSLQSIPSSWFKNIKNLKELDLSQNFLVREIGDAQFLTFLPSLVQLDLSFNFELKAYSPYLKLSKTFSSLSNLETLRLKGYVFKELRAQDLQPLLSLRNLTMLDLGTNFIKVANMTVFGEFPALKFIDLSVNKISPSSGESNFYGFCSNPGISVEQYNRQVQQEMHYFRYDEYERSCRSKDIEASSYQSSVKEDCLNYGKTLDLSRNNVFFVNPSDFQGLSSLKCLNLSDNAISQTLNGSEFSYLSGLKYLDFSNNRVDLLYQTAFKELKLLEILDLSNNKYYFMAEGVTHVLSFMKNLAHLRKLMMNENDISTTIDTGMESQSLRILEFRGNRLDALWVDGNARYLSFFKNLTNLEELDISFNSLSFLPHSVFEEMPSSLKILNLTNNRLKSFIWGNLPSLKNLVTLDLSNNFLTNVPRELSNCSSSLQELMLRNNRIQRLTKYFLRGAFKLRYLDLSSNKIEIIKRSSFPENVINNLKMLLLHGNPFKCNCEAVWFVWWINRTQVTIPLLATDVTCAGPGAHKGRSVVYLDLYTCELDTSYLILYALSASAILALMVFPVMSHLYFWDVWYSYHYCTARLKGYRRLSSPAACYDAFIAYDNEDPAVNEWVLQELVERLENQKARQFNLCLEGRDWLPGQPVFDNLSQSIQLSKKTIFVLTSRYIRSGRFKTTFYMAHQRLLDEKMDVIILIFLEKVLQKSRYVRLRKRLCKSSVLEWPTNPQSQPYFWQCLKNAIATSNSLAYNKLLQETV